Proteins encoded within one genomic window of Mya arenaria isolate MELC-2E11 chromosome 13, ASM2691426v1:
- the LOC128215387 gene encoding carbohydrate sulfotransferase 15-like, with the protein MHCINTPPIQFNKNFKNPCWFEGNRLRCLPYVFVIGVKKCGTSDLFFRLSKHPHFAHPGFKEAQWFARWRFRNEETNNLDFETYVTRFDEAADLIQATSHINADGALTNSVKITGEASPSNLHLNSHWQRLPGNENLTEPKYVILDYIRHFIPDAKLIITFRDPIDRLYSDYYHEYGSLMKKNDPGPAQFHEIVIRGVKLYRECFRARTIRSCVYDHTLYDKTKIQMQLGIYYIYWEELLRVFPRQQILVFHNEDMRDKERTVRTMFDFLGLSKLDAGEIAAEVNTKESYHRKESFKAKGPMWNETYAILNDFYHPFNEKMAALTKDLKFLKPGS; encoded by the exons ATGCACTGTATTAATACC CCACCGATACAGTTCAATAAGAACTTCAAGAATCCATGTTGGTTTGAGGGGAACCGATTACGATGTCTCCCCTACGTGTTTGTTATTGGCGTTAAGAAGTGTGGAACCAGTGACCTATTCTTCCGGTTGTCAAAACACCCACATTTTGCACATCCGGGCTTTAAGGAAGCTCAGTGGTTTGCCAGGTGGAGATTTAGAAATGAAG AAACCAATAACTTGGATTTTGAAACTTACGTGACCAGGTTTGATGAGGCCGCCGACTTAATACAAGCTACATCGCACATCAACGCAGATGGAGCATTGACGAACTCTGTTAAAATTACGG gTGAGGCAAGTCCTTCCAATCTTCATCTCAACTCACACTGGCAACGGTTGCCAGGGAATGAGAACCTCACAGAGCCTAAATACGTCATTCTAGACTACATTCGGCATTTCATCCCTGACGCGAAGCTCATCATAACTTTTAGAGATCCGATTGATAG GTTGTATTCTGACTATTACCACGAGTATGGTAGCCTCATGAAGAAAAACGACCCTGGGCCCGCCCAGTTCCACGAGATTGTAATTCGGGGTGTGAAACTGTACAGAGAGTGCTTCCGTGCACGAACTATTCGCAGTTGTGTTTATGATCATACCCTCTATGATAAAACAAAG ATTCAAATGCAGCTAGGAATTTATTACATATACTGGGAGGAACTATTGCGCGTGTTTCCAAGGCAACAAATTCTCGTTTTTCACAACGAAGATATGCGAGATAAAGAACGCACAGTGAGAACCATGTTCGATTTTCTGGGATTAT CTAAGCTAGATGCAGGAGAAATAGCGGCTGAAGTCAACACAAAAGAATCTTACCACAGGAAAGAATCATTCAAAGCAAAAGGACCTATGTGGAACGAAACATACGCCATTCTAAACGACTTTTACCATCCCTTTAACGAGAAGATGGCTGCACTTACAAAggatttaaagtttttaaagcCGGGATCGTAG
- the LOC128215597 gene encoding probable low affinity copper uptake protein 2, with amino-acid sequence MGEISKGNLTMSNLNTEGYNKMDPNIQKFFSTENHGDFILKGLQLNFPAGVVLSMLFVLLLVMLHEGFTYWIQHKWEIIRSLKTFRSKNDQQAAESRFHLIATLNKLLTTTLLYLMVLCLVSRNIWILVSAILGKGVGYLLLRPFVSAYGHVGFEKSIERRTYIEMGHVNGTVSGNNEELICPLIEVSC; translated from the exons ATGGGAGAAATTTCAAAAGGAAATTTAACCATGAGCAATCTCAACACTGAAGGATATAATAAGATGGATCCAAATATTCAGAAA tttttcaGCACAGAAAATCATGGAGATTTCATCCTTAAAGGATTGCAGCTTAATTTTCCTGCAG GTGTTGTGTTGTCGATGTTGTTCGTTCTGTTGTTAGTGATGTTGCATGAAGGATTTACCTATTGGATTCAACACAAATGGGAAATCATCCGTAGTCTAAAGACTTTCAG atcAAAGAATGACCAACAGGCGGCTGAAAGtcgttttcatttaattgcTACACTGAACAAACTGTTGACAACTACCCTCTTGTATCTTATGGTGCTATGTCTCGTGTCAAGAAACATTTGGATTCTTGTTTCCGCTATTTTGGGCAAAGGTGTTGGATATCTTCTCCTCCGGCCATTCGTGTCGGCGTACGGCCATGTGGGTTTCGAAAAGTCCATAGAGCGACGTACGTACATTGAAATGGGACATGTTAATGGAACTGTGTCCGGAAACAATGAAGAATTAATATGTCCACTCATAGAGGTTTCGTGTTAA